The window TCAAGGCAAACTCCTCAAGCGTCAAGGGTACCGGGGCGGCCTCTTGGGTCAAGCGGGTCCGGATCGGACGAACCGGCATTCCGATACGATCGGCGGAGATGCCCGAACCGACCCGCAGCGATGCGCCAGACGCCGAGCCCGCCGCACCCGGCGCCGTGCCGCCGCTGCTCCGCGTCGAGTCCCTGGTGGTCGAGTTCCCCCGCGCCGGCGGCGCCTTTGGACTGCGGCGCAAGGCTACGCGCGTTGTGGACGGCGTCAGTTTCGAGGTCGCCCGCGGCGAGACGCTCGGGCTCGTTGGCGAATCCGGGAGCGGCAAGACAACGATCGGGCGGGCCGTGCTGCGCCTTGTCCCCGCCGCGAGCGGCCGGGTTCTCTTTGAGGGACGGGATGTGCTGGCGATGTCGGAAGGCGGGCTGCGCCCGCTGCGCCGCCGGATGCAGATCGTGTTCCAGGATCCCGGCGGTTCGCTAAGCCCCCGGATGCGCCTCGGCGAGATCGTCGCCGAACCGCTGGTCGTGCACCGCCTGGTCTCGTCTCGAGCCGAAGCGAGGACGCGGGTCGACGCGCTGCTCGAGCGATGCGGCATGCCGACCGACAGCGCGGACCGCTACCCGCACGAACTCTCTGGCGGGCAGAAACAGCGAGTAGCCATCGCGCGGGCGCTGGCGCTGGAGCCGAGCCTGCTGGTATGTGATGAGCCGACGAGCGCGCTCGACGCTTCGGTCCAGGCGCAGATCCTCAACCTGCTCAGGGACCTTCAGCGCGACCTCTCCCTCTC of the Phycisphaeraceae bacterium genome contains:
- a CDS encoding ABC transporter ATP-binding protein, whose translation is MPEPTRSDAPDAEPAAPGAVPPLLRVESLVVEFPRAGGAFGLRRKATRVVDGVSFEVARGETLGLVGESGSGKTTIGRAVLRLVPAASGRVLFEGRDVLAMSEGGLRPLRRRMQIVFQDPGGSLSPRMRLGEIVAEPLVVHRLVSSRAEARTRVDALLERCGMPTDSADRYPHELSGGQKQRVAIARALALEPSLLVCDEPTSALDASVQAQILNLLRDLQRDLSLSYLFISHDLAVVSHMCDRIAVLKGGRLVEIGETDTVVRAPAHPYTRTLLDAVPSLHRELLTAPAGVTPRPGRSGSAP